The Cucurbita pepo subsp. pepo cultivar mu-cu-16 chromosome LG18, ASM280686v2, whole genome shotgun sequence nucleotide sequence ATTTCATAACCGGATTTTGAAGAGCAGTCAAACTTTCagtccttctctctctcttattttaggcattttatctttcttccaacaacctcctaTCGACAATATCTCTCGGTGATTTCCCTggccgattatcgaaatccaacagAGAAATCATGAAACAAGGCGAGGCTCGTGGCAAAGGGATATGCACAGCAGCTCGGTGTAGATTACAGTGAAGTATTCGCACCAGTGGCCAGGTTAGAAACAGTGAGATTAATTCTTGCCTATGCAGCCATTAAGAACTGGGAAGTACATCATATGGATGTAAAGACAGCTTTTCTGAATGGCGAGTTAGAAGAGGAGGTGTATGTTGTTCAACCAGAAGGGTTCGTTGACAAAGAAAATCCAAACATGGTGTTAAAACTACGTAAAGCCTTGTATGGATTAAAACAGACTCCGAGGGCCTGGAATTTTAAACTTGATCAATGTTTGCAGTCACTTGGTTTTGTTAGATGTCCACACGAATATGCTAtgtacaataaaattaatggagTTGAAGCAATCATAAGGCACATATGTGGATGACTTAATCATAGCcagctcaaacaaacaagttATAGCTAAGTTCAAGGAAGAGATGCACCAGAAATTTGAGATGAGCGATCTTGGACTTTTAAGCTATTACTTGGGTATTGAGGTACGACAAAGCAGTGAATCAATCACTTTATGTCAGGCCGGATATGCAAGAAAAATCCTAGAGAAGCTAGGAATGGGGGAGTGCAATCCTTGTTCGATTCCCATGGAACCAAGAATGAAGATGAGCAAACATGGAAATGGAGAACCTGCGATTGACAAAACACTTTACAGAAGTGTTATTGGAAGCTTACGCTATCTAGTTAATACCCGGCCCGACATAGCCTACTCAGTTGGTGTGATGAGTAGATACATGGAGACACCAACAACTTCACATCTCACAGCAGTAAAACAAATATTGAGGTATGTGAAAGGTACTCTAAGTTTTGGCTGCGTTTATAAGAAGCTATCGAATGTGGAGCTGGTAGGATTTAGCGACAGTGATATGGCTGGGGATATTGATGATAGGAAGAGTACAACTGGAGTGTTTGTACTATTTGGGAGTAAATCAAATAACCTTGATATCACAGAAGCAAAAGGTGGTGGCTTTGTCATCATGCGATGCTAGAGTATATAGCCGCAACTGCTGGAACATGTCAAGGAGTATGGTTGGGTAGGATTTTGAGTAACATCAGTCAACTTCCAGTAAAACCCAAGCTTAATGTTGACAACAAGTCAGCTATAGCGTTGGCGAAAAATCCTGTTTACCATGATCGGAGTAAACACATTGATACCAGATTCCATTTTATTCGCCAATGTGTATAGACTGAAGCTATTGAATTGGAATATGTGAACACAGATGAGCAGTTGGCGGATATTCTGACAAAGCCGTTAGCAAGACAACGGTTTCTGGAGTTAAGAGAGAAGATTGGCTTGAAGAAAGTCGATTCACCATAGTTAAACAAGTTTAGAGGAGTGATTGTTGGttataaacttgtttttattattattttatttctgttgCTTATTTCTCCATGAAAAAGGTCATAAATATTGTAAGTAGGGGAAGGAACTAGTTTGTAGGGAGTGGAATAGTAGGAGTGGAAGGAGTGGTGGAGTGGTGAAGTGGTTGCTGATTTGTAGCAGAAAtatgtaaattttttagtatataaagaaaatggtgcCAAGTTCTAAAGATaccacaaaaagaagaaataatttgTGTCTTCATTTATTCTCCCCTTctgttgcattttttttttcttacggGCCGTCGCAGGTGAGCTGAGGCACTCGAGTATTGGCTATAGGCGCATGCACTAGACCGAGGTGATTAGAACTTGCTTGCAGATCTGATATTGGGCTGAGG carries:
- the LOC111780485 gene encoding uncharacterized protein LOC111780485, with product MHQKFEMSDLGLLSYYLGIEVRQSSESITLCQAGYARKILEKLGMGECNPCSIPMEPRMKMSKHGNGEPAIDKTLYRSVIGSLRYLVNTRPDIAYSVGVMSRYMETPTTSHLTAVKQILRYVKGTLSFGCVYKKLSNVELVGFSDSDMAGDIDDRKSTTGVFVLFGSKSNNLDITEAKGGGFVIMRC